From Archaeoglobus sulfaticallidus PM70-1:
ACCTCCTGTTGCTCCTTATTGATACCCTTGCCAGAAGCCATGCATAACTCACTCTCTCATAATTCTCCCCGAACTTGCTCTTCAGAAGGGGGAGGAAGAAATCATTGAGTAGCTCGTCTCCAAGCTCGTCCCTTATTCCTTCCACCACCCCAACATCATCAAAATCTATGAAATTTCTCTTCTTGGCTCTGAGTGTAAACCTCGCAAGCCTTACTTTATCCATTAGCCTCATATATGGGTATCTGAGTATCTCAAAAGGTGTGTTCAGCGGATATATTCTGCCATCAACAGCAACACCCGTCCTCGCAATCCTCCAGACAAGTTTTCCTGAGAGCCTGAGATCACGAATAAGCTCAATCAGATGTTCATCATTTCTAAAGCAGTGATGGTAGAACTTCTCTATCCAGTATCCCCTCTCTGAGTTGTAGTATGAGGACAAAAGCCCTCCGGCGCTCTCGCTCTCGAAAACCTTCACATCCGCATACTCGCCAAGCAGCCTTGCACATGTGAGTCCAGTAAGTCCGGCACCGATTACAGCAACCCTCATGTTGTGTATTCCGCATTTAGTTTCACATAGTCGTATGTCAGGTCACAGCCTATCGCATACCCATAGCCATCTCCCAGCTTCAGCCTGACAGCAATCCTGAAGTCGTCATTCTTTCTCATGAACTCCTCCGCTTCACTTTCTCTGCCTGTCTGCTTACCTTCATCGAGCAGTGCTATGGATTCATCATCATTCTCGAAAATCAGGGTTATATCCTCTGATATGTCCACCCCGGCATAGCCAAGGGCAGCTATTATCCTTCCCCAGTTTGGATCGCATCCAAATACTGCCGTCTTTACCAGCAAAGAGCTTGCAACAGATTTTGCGAGGTTGAAGGCATCTTCATCACTCTTCGCCCCATGAACATGCACTTCAAAGACCTTTGTAGCTCCCTCTCCATCCCTGACTATCATCTTTGCGAGGTTGAAGCAGACCTCCTTCAAAGCAAGCTTGAAGGTCTCTTCATCCACCTCCACCTCATCAGTTGAGATCAGGAGAACTGTATCATTCGTGGATGTATCTCCATCAACGGTCATCACATTGAACGATCTATCTACGGCATATCCCAAGCAGTCATACAGGTTCTCAACCTTTGCGTTCGTGAATATGAATGCAAGCATCGTTGCCATATTGGGAGCTATCATCCCCGCTCCCTTGGCAACTCCAGCAACAATACAATCACCGAACTTAACTGCAAACTCCTTTGGGTAGCGATCAGTCGTCATTATCGATTTTGCAAACTCTTCCGCAGACTTTCTGGATGCTGATAGCCTGCTATACACCTCATCAACCTTTTTTTCTATCCATTCCATATCGAGCTGCCTGCCTATAACTCCAGTGGAACAGACCGCAACCTTCTCTGCATCACAGCCAATCTTCTCCGCAAGCAATTCTGCCATCCTCTTCGCGTTTTTAATTCCCTCCTCTCCAGTATAGGCATTGGCATTCCCGCTGTTTACGATTATACCCTCAACCCATCCATTCTTTATGTGTTCAGATGTGACCATAACCGGTGCAGCTTTTATCCTGTTCTCGGTAAAAACCCCAGCAACCCTACCTCTGCACTTAACAATCCCAAGGCCGTTCTTTCCCTCCTTCACACCATAACACTCAAGTCCGGTTATGGCATTGATTGAGTCGTTCAACCTCAAAATCTCCACCATCCCTGAAACCTCTGCCCATCGCTATAAATTTTTATTGTGGATTTTATTTGAGTTCATCATCTAGGGGCAAAGATTTAAGAGATCAACCCAAGTCTCCAAAGATGATGTCGGAGATATTCATCCCGTACATTTCATTCCAACTGAGGACTGGAAAAAGACTCTGGGTGGATGCTTACTTCTCTGCAAAGCTTGACGAGAGGTTCAGGATTGCGGGACTTATAAGGGAGAGTGTTGAGAGAAGCTATGTAAATAGTGCTCTCAAACTCGATGCAATCCTTAGCAAGGATGAACTTGCCAGAACATTTTCCGAAATCCTGACTGAGGTTGAGAGGAAGCTCAAGCTTGTCAAAATAGAAAGAGGGAAAAGATTCGGAAGATGGTCTTTTTTCCGAACCCTCTTTCTGCCTTTTGGCCACTCAAAAAACCTCAGTCAGGATGAGAGGTTATCCAAAATGCAAATAGAACTGATGCAGTCAGCGGAGATTCTAAGGGCTGTGTCAGATTGCACCGTACTAGGAGACACAGGATATATCTCAATCAAAATTAAGGATGGCCTGCCAGAGGATAAGATCTACAGAAGGCTGTATGAGCTGGATGAGGGTTTCAGAAAGGAATTTGATGAAGTTAGTAAGAAATTTCAGTAAAGCCAACAGGCAACAAACCTATCGCTATCCACCTTTTTAAGCTCTGGTTCCTTTTCCCTGCAAATATCCTTCGCATACTGACATCTCGGATTGAACCTGCAGCCTTCTGGTGGGTTTATTGGACTGGGTGGTTCTCCAATAACCTTTATTCTCTCCTTCTTTTTCTCAATATCCGGATCGGGAATTGGAATTGCTGAGAACAGAGCCTTTGTGTATGGATGCAAAGGCTCTTCAAATATGCTCTCAGAGTTACCAACCTCAGCAAGCTTACCGAGATACATCACCCCAATCCTGTGACTCATGTACTTCACAATGGCAAGATCGTGGCTTATGAATAAGTATGTCAGCTTGTACTCATCCTGAATGTCTTTCAGCGTATTCAGTATGTTCGCCTGAACAGAGACGTCCAAAGCCGAAGTCGGTTCATCCAGCACAACAAACTCTGGCTTTAAAGATAGAATCCTTGCCATCGCAATCCTTTGCCTCTGACCACCACTGAACTCGTGAGGGTAACGATAGAGATGGCTCTCGTTCAGTCCAACCCTCTCAAGCAGATCGATGACGAAAGCCTCGGGATCATCCACCTCAATGCCGTGATGCCTGACCGGCTCCATCACGATCTGAAAAACCGTCTGCCTTGGATTAAGGGACGAATACGGATCCTGAAACATTATCTGAGCTTTTCTCCTGAACCGGTTGATGTCCTTCTTGCTGAATTTCATTATGTCCTTTCCTTCAAAAAGGATCTGACCGTCTGTTGGTTCAATAAGCCTGAGAATCGTTCTTCCAACTGTTGTCTTTCCACATCCGCTTTCTCCAACCAAACCGAAAGTCTCTCCCCTGAGTATCTCAAAAGATACTCCATCGACAGCCTTAACATAGCCTTTCGTGAAGAACAGACCCTTTACAGGGAAGTATTTTTTGAGGTTCCTTACCTGAAGGATGTACTTCGTGCTTTGCATCCAGATCACCCGACATTATGGCATGCAACAAAGTGCCCATCTTCCAGCTCAACAAGCTCTGGAGTTTTCTCTCTGCATATACTGGAAGCCAGAGGGCATCTCGGACTGAACCTGCAGCCTTCTGGTGGGTTTATCAGGCTGGGCACAGTTCCGGGAATAGTTTCCAGCCTTTCGATTTTAACAAGCGGGTTTGGAACCGCCCTGAGCAACCCCTGAGTGTATGGGTGGAGAGGTTTTTTGAATATCGCATACACATCTCCAAGCTCAACGATTTTCCCCGCATACATCACTCCAACTCTATCAGCCATGCCTGCAACCACACCCATATCGTGGGTTATGAGTATCACAGTCGCCCCGTATCTTTCCTTCATATCCTTTATCAGATCAAGGATCTGTGTCTGAACCGTAACATCCAAAGCTGTGGTTGGCTCATCAGCAATCAGCAACTTCGGGTTGTTTGATATCCCTATGCCAATCGTGGCCCTCTGCTTCATCCCCCCACTCATTTCATGGGGGTAATTGCTCACCCTCTTCTCGGGATCGGGCATCAAAACCGTTCTCAGTATCTCAACCGCCTTCTTTATCCCATCCTTCAAGTTTTCAACCCTCTTGTGAACATACAATGCTTCCGATATCTGATAACCTATCGTATATAACGGATCTAGGGATGATTGAGGATCTTGAAATATGTATGCGATTTCGCTACCCCTTATCTTTCGTATTTCCTCCTCAGAGAGCTTTAAAAGATCCACTCTCCCCTTATCGGATGTATAATAAACCTCCCCACCAACAATCCTGCCGGGAGATTCGATGAGCTGGGTTAAAGCCCTTGCAGTAACACTTTTACCGCAACCCGTTTCACCAACGAGGGCGAATGTTTCTCCCATATATACATCAAACGAGACTTTCTCAATCGCCTTGACTATCCCGGCATAGGTGTAAAAGTGTACTGTCAGATCCCTTACCTCGAGCACCTTGCTCTTCATTCCTGTTCACCCTTTTTCTTCTTTACCTTAAACTCGATGCTCCTTCTCAGTTTTGGATCCAGAACATCTCTGAGCGAGTCTCCAAGCAGGTTCCATCCGAGAACATCTAACAGCACAATTAAGCCCGGAAAGACTATGAGCCACCACGCCTTCGGGAAGAACTGAGAGCCGTCGTAAACTATTCTTCCCCAGTCCGCTATGGG
This genomic window contains:
- the argJ gene encoding bifunctional ornithine acetyltransferase/N-acetylglutamate synthase, translating into MVEILRLNDSINAITGLECYGVKEGKNGLGIVKCRGRVAGVFTENRIKAAPVMVTSEHIKNGWVEGIIVNSGNANAYTGEEGIKNAKRMAELLAEKIGCDAEKVAVCSTGVIGRQLDMEWIEKKVDEVYSRLSASRKSAEEFAKSIMTTDRYPKEFAVKFGDCIVAGVAKGAGMIAPNMATMLAFIFTNAKVENLYDCLGYAVDRSFNVMTVDGDTSTNDTVLLISTDEVEVDEETFKLALKEVCFNLAKMIVRDGEGATKVFEVHVHGAKSDEDAFNLAKSVASSLLVKTAVFGCDPNWGRIIAALGYAGVDISEDITLIFENDDESIALLDEGKQTGRESEAEEFMRKNDDFRIAVRLKLGDGYGYAIGCDLTYDYVKLNAEYTT
- a CDS encoding ABC transporter ATP-binding protein, producing MKSKVLEVRDLTVHFYTYAGIVKAIEKVSFDVYMGETFALVGETGCGKSVTARALTQLIESPGRIVGGEVYYTSDKGRVDLLKLSEEEIRKIRGSEIAYIFQDPQSSLDPLYTIGYQISEALYVHKRVENLKDGIKKAVEILRTVLMPDPEKRVSNYPHEMSGGMKQRATIGIGISNNPKLLIADEPTTALDVTVQTQILDLIKDMKERYGATVILITHDMGVVAGMADRVGVMYAGKIVELGDVYAIFKKPLHPYTQGLLRAVPNPLVKIERLETIPGTVPSLINPPEGCRFSPRCPLASSICREKTPELVELEDGHFVACHNVG
- a CDS encoding ABC transporter ATP-binding protein encodes the protein MQSTKYILQVRNLKKYFPVKGLFFTKGYVKAVDGVSFEILRGETFGLVGESGCGKTTVGRTILRLIEPTDGQILFEGKDIMKFSKKDINRFRRKAQIMFQDPYSSLNPRQTVFQIVMEPVRHHGIEVDDPEAFVIDLLERVGLNESHLYRYPHEFSGGQRQRIAMARILSLKPEFVVLDEPTSALDVSVQANILNTLKDIQDEYKLTYLFISHDLAIVKYMSHRIGVMYLGKLAEVGNSESIFEEPLHPYTKALFSAIPIPDPDIEKKKERIKVIGEPPSPINPPEGCRFNPRCQYAKDICREKEPELKKVDSDRFVACWLY